Proteins from a single region of Zavarzinella sp.:
- a CDS encoding tetratricopeptide repeat protein → MSDQPKQDPTLSISADQAKLAGALPEVTNSIADPAVTTGADYATITENTPKPNSVRYELGAEIARGGMGAVFRAIDTVFGREVAVKVLQEKYSPTSGAARRFADEARISGQLQHPNIPAVFDLGTLPDGRPFLAMKLIKGETLDDLLKGRTGPADDRGRFVAVFEQVCQAVAYAHAHQVIHRDLKPGNVMVGAFGEVQVMDWGLAKVLGTREAEHTDPDATAAPTAIQSMRETDSAFTQAGSVLGTPAYMPPEQAVGAIHKVNQQSDVFGLGAILAVILTGKAPFAGSSAETTRLQAAQGNVEECYARLNESGAEPELVALCKRCLSKRPDDRPADAGAVAKAVAALRAAADERARQAELHREKAVVESREQRKRRNVMQWAGGLIAGVLMIGVMSTTMGLLEAKKQTDIAREQERIARTETEAKEQALAAETVARKDEQQANRELWAGLDAMTGDIVGDSLGAQEDVSEGQRKFLSTVLPLYQKLMAKAGADAVSRKRVAEAALRVGEIESRIGRKEEGAAAYRQAREMFEQLVAEFPTDPAYRANLASSHHNLGQVLKDLGKWVEAEQQHQTALAVREKLAAEFPADPAYRSALAGSHNSRGNVLRALGKRPEAEAQYRTGQTIYEKLAVEFPANSRYRYSLAGVHDNLGGLLRELEKRAEAEQQHRMGLLIYERLAAEFPANSAIQVKLTMCHNNLGYVLQDLRKRAEAEEQYQKALAIRERLVVYFPAVPEHRSQLAKIHLNLGSLLHDQKNWSEAEQQYQKAVSIYEKTVDDFPAVPEYKVHLAGSYCNLGNVTSAGGKPADSLAWYEKAIGTLHPIHEAEPRETTTRLFLRNSHWGRARAYDRLGKPAEALTEWDRAIELGANDRLLPLLRAKRVTSILNAGRVDDALLELEALRKSVSFGWPDEFLYGFACVYAAAAGASEDNQEGYAATAVQLLRDAVRRGYNDVDSLKTDKHLDPIRDRDDFKQLLSTVRETDPMPRLVK, encoded by the coding sequence ATGAGCGACCAGCCGAAACAAGACCCCACGCTGTCGATTTCAGCCGACCAGGCGAAACTCGCTGGTGCCCTGCCAGAAGTTACCAATTCGATTGCAGACCCAGCAGTGACGACGGGTGCCGATTACGCCACAATTACTGAAAATACACCCAAACCAAATTCAGTTCGGTATGAACTTGGGGCCGAAATCGCCCGTGGTGGCATGGGGGCAGTTTTTCGCGCAATCGATACGGTGTTTGGACGTGAAGTTGCTGTAAAGGTATTGCAGGAAAAATACTCTCCCACATCGGGAGCAGCACGCCGGTTCGCCGACGAGGCCCGCATCTCCGGCCAACTCCAGCACCCGAACATCCCTGCCGTGTTCGACCTCGGCACCCTGCCCGACGGCCGCCCGTTCCTGGCGATGAAGTTGATCAAGGGGGAGACCCTCGACGACCTGCTGAAGGGCCGCACCGGCCCGGCCGACGACCGCGGGCGGTTCGTGGCGGTGTTCGAGCAGGTGTGCCAGGCGGTGGCGTACGCCCACGCCCACCAGGTCATCCACCGGGATCTGAAGCCGGGGAACGTGATGGTGGGGGCGTTCGGCGAGGTGCAGGTGATGGACTGGGGGCTGGCCAAGGTGCTCGGCACGCGGGAGGCGGAGCACACCGACCCGGACGCGACGGCCGCCCCGACGGCGATCCAGTCGATGCGAGAGACGGACAGTGCGTTCACGCAGGCAGGGAGTGTGCTGGGCACCCCGGCGTACATGCCACCGGAGCAGGCAGTCGGGGCCATCCACAAAGTGAACCAACAATCGGATGTATTTGGGCTAGGGGCAATTCTCGCGGTCATCCTTACTGGCAAAGCGCCGTTTGCGGGTTCGTCAGCCGAAACTACCCGTCTTCAGGCAGCCCAGGGTAATGTCGAAGAATGTTATGCCCGCCTCAACGAGAGTGGGGCGGAGCCGGAGCTGGTGGCCCTGTGCAAGCGGTGCCTGAGCAAGCGGCCCGACGACCGGCCGGCGGACGCGGGGGCGGTGGCGAAGGCGGTGGCGGCGTTGCGGGCGGCGGCCGACGAGCGGGCCCGCCAAGCGGAGTTGCACCGGGAGAAGGCCGTAGTGGAGAGCCGCGAACAGCGGAAGCGGCGCAACGTGATGCAGTGGGCCGGCGGGCTGATCGCCGGCGTGCTGATGATCGGGGTCATGAGCACCACCATGGGCTTGCTCGAAGCGAAGAAGCAAACCGACATCGCTCGGGAACAAGAACGGATTGCAAGGACGGAGACGGAGGCGAAGGAACAGGCGTTGGCGGCCGAAACGGTGGCCCGCAAGGACGAGCAGCAAGCGAACCGTGAACTCTGGGCCGGGTTGGATGCCATGACCGGCGACATCGTGGGAGATTCCCTGGGTGCCCAGGAGGATGTGAGCGAGGGGCAGCGGAAGTTCCTGTCCACGGTGCTGCCGCTGTACCAGAAGTTGATGGCGAAAGCGGGGGCCGACGCGGTCTCACGGAAGCGGGTGGCGGAGGCGGCGCTCCGCGTGGGGGAGATCGAGTCCCGGATCGGTCGGAAGGAAGAAGGCGCGGCCGCCTACCGCCAAGCGCGCGAGATGTTCGAGCAACTGGTGGCCGAGTTCCCGACCGATCCCGCGTACCGTGCGAACCTCGCCAGCAGTCACCACAACTTAGGGCAGGTGCTGAAGGATCTGGGGAAGTGGGTGGAGGCGGAGCAACAGCACCAGACGGCGCTGGCGGTTCGGGAGAAACTGGCGGCCGAGTTCCCCGCCGACCCGGCGTACCGCTCGGCCCTGGCGGGGAGCCATAACAGCCGGGGGAATGTGCTGCGGGCGCTCGGGAAGCGGCCGGAAGCGGAGGCACAGTACCGGACGGGGCAAACGATCTACGAGAAGCTGGCGGTCGAGTTCCCCGCCAACTCCAGGTACCGGTACAGCCTGGCCGGGGTTCACGACAACCTGGGAGGGTTGTTGAGGGAACTGGAGAAGCGGGCGGAAGCGGAACAACAACACCGGATGGGGCTACTGATCTACGAGAGGCTGGCGGCCGAGTTCCCCGCGAACTCGGCGATTCAGGTGAAACTGACCATGTGCCATAACAACCTGGGGTACGTGCTGCAGGACCTGCGGAAGCGGGCGGAAGCGGAGGAACAGTACCAGAAGGCGCTGGCGATTCGGGAGAGACTGGTCGTCTACTTCCCTGCCGTTCCCGAGCACCGCTCGCAGCTTGCCAAAATCCACCTCAATCTGGGAAGTCTGCTTCATGATCAGAAGAACTGGAGCGAGGCGGAGCAGCAGTACCAGAAGGCGGTGTCAATCTACGAGAAGACGGTGGACGACTTCCCCGCAGTCCCCGAGTACAAGGTGCACCTGGCGGGCAGCTACTGCAACCTCGGCAACGTGACGAGTGCCGGCGGTAAGCCGGCCGACAGTCTGGCGTGGTACGAAAAAGCCATCGGCACACTGCACCCCATCCACGAGGCCGAACCCCGGGAAACGACCACCAGGCTGTTCCTGCGAAACAGTCACTGGGGTCGGGCCAGGGCGTACGACCGGTTGGGGAAGCCCGCAGAAGCCCTCACGGAATGGGACCGGGCGATCGAACTCGGCGCGAACGACCGGCTTCTACCTCTGCTTCGCGCAAAACGCGTGACCTCGATCCTGAACGCCGGGCGAGTGGACGACGCACTGCTCGAACTCGAGGCGTTGCGGAAAAGCGTTTCCTTCGGCTGGCCAGACGAGTTCCTCTACGGCTTCGCCTGCGTGTACGCCGCCGCCGCGGGAGCGAGTGAGGACAACCAAGAAGGGTACGCCGCCACCGCGGTGCAACTGCTGCGCGACGCGGTACGTCGCGGGTACAACGATGTGGATTCACTCAAAACCGATAAACATCTCGACCCCATCCGCGACCGTGATGACTTCAAGCAGCTCCTGAGCACGGTACGCGAAACCGACCCCATGCCCCGGCTGGTGAAGTGA
- a CDS encoding class I SAM-dependent methyltransferase — MQDTPSEPLTVLECLLLPQGQSALETAATLVPTEDKFLQHFQMLRRQFDDLLAKAALGMAILRTRGATKFTHAGHMYFEKTALEQASSEAVATYRARRYADIPRVADWCASIGGDTIALQQVTNVVAIDSDPYRLRCAELNSAVYPRHGGVEFLNEDLFQLSPAKYIFVDPSRRSGSKRTVKGEEYQPKLSEIVTFAAQSQGLGIKVAPAIPWVELEQYREAEIEMISLHGELKETMLWFHDLKSANLRATVLPGPHHLEAEQAEDAPVTSEIHEYLYDPDPAIVRSQLVGNLANQLDGEQFHPAIAYFTSNECRPTPFATVFRVIAHFPYHLKRLRAWLREHNVGRVTIMKRGSKLDANELMPQLKLSGTAHYWLFLTQTEISQHIIVGDLLHRGLESVQ; from the coding sequence ATGCAGGACACCCCATCCGAACCGTTAACCGTTCTGGAATGTTTGTTGTTACCCCAGGGTCAATCGGCGTTAGAAACAGCAGCCACGCTGGTGCCCACGGAAGACAAGTTTTTGCAGCACTTTCAGATGCTAAGACGACAGTTTGATGATTTGCTGGCGAAAGCTGCTTTGGGCATGGCCATTCTCCGCACGCGGGGTGCGACAAAATTCACCCACGCGGGGCATATGTATTTTGAAAAGACAGCACTGGAACAGGCGAGTTCGGAAGCCGTAGCCACTTACCGGGCAAGACGTTACGCCGATATCCCCAGAGTGGCTGACTGGTGCGCCAGCATCGGCGGTGATACCATCGCCCTGCAACAGGTAACAAACGTAGTGGCCATTGACAGCGACCCCTATCGCTTGCGATGTGCGGAGTTGAACTCGGCAGTTTACCCCAGGCACGGTGGGGTAGAATTTCTGAATGAAGATCTCTTTCAATTATCACCAGCAAAGTATATTTTTGTTGATCCATCTCGCCGATCTGGCAGCAAACGAACGGTCAAAGGTGAAGAATATCAACCAAAGCTATCAGAAATAGTCACTTTTGCCGCCCAATCGCAAGGCTTGGGAATCAAAGTCGCCCCCGCAATCCCGTGGGTGGAACTGGAACAATACCGCGAAGCGGAAATTGAAATGATTTCCCTGCATGGCGAACTGAAGGAAACCATGTTGTGGTTTCACGACCTGAAATCGGCCAATTTGCGCGCCACCGTGTTGCCTGGCCCGCACCACCTGGAAGCGGAACAGGCAGAAGACGCACCTGTGACCAGCGAGATTCACGAATATCTGTACGATCCCGATCCTGCAATTGTCCGTTCGCAACTGGTGGGCAATCTGGCTAATCAGCTCGATGGGGAGCAGTTTCACCCAGCGATTGCCTATTTCACGTCGAATGAATGTCGCCCCACGCCATTTGCGACGGTTTTCCGCGTGATCGCCCACTTTCCGTACCACTTGAAACGATTGCGGGCGTGGCTGCGAGAACACAACGTCGGTCGCGTGACGATCATGAAACGAGGTTCGAAGCTCGACGCGAATGAACTAATGCCACAATTGAAGCTTTCTGGTACGGCCCACTACTGGCTGTTTCTGACCCAAACCGAAATCAGTCAGCACATCATTGTGGGGGACTTGCTGCACCGCGGCTTGGAATCTGTTCAATAG
- a CDS encoding formylglycine-generating enzyme family protein has product MRPNERARLAELEAVQLEGDRQKAEVQAKEQRKRRRLWLGATVAVVLVLIVGTTVSFLKYRDAEAQKGIANERRKEAETEADKATKAREFLVSIFRKAETDVKGGNVTVLQLLAEADTRIPYEFADQPELQRKLVAALGSVRRGIARRTPQAMILQVRGVVQLHSATGVPKAAVPNALVNLDDRLTVSADGQVQLVFLSDLHKEWVQPSREVTIATAGCEPADAVLERDSSILMTFVKLPKGTTYLGWDGTPGSAKKTEIEEDFEIAVHDVTQGQWEAVMGKNPSDFSRTGNGRNSLLDLSDEELKLFPVENVSWDDCQEFLKNLNEQERGRGWVYRLPTEAEWEYACRGGATSEDECSYRYYFAKPTNVISSTQANFFHGDGLNLRRPTRVGAYPSNKLGLCDMHGNVWQWTSTARGASLRVFRGRGWGSSSIMCQASSNARAEPSFRGNDLGLRLVRVPSAPAGK; this is encoded by the coding sequence TTGCGGCCAAACGAACGGGCACGACTGGCGGAACTGGAAGCTGTTCAACTGGAAGGGGACCGGCAGAAAGCCGAAGTGCAGGCGAAAGAGCAAAGGAAGAGGCGACGGCTGTGGCTGGGGGCGACAGTTGCCGTGGTGCTTGTGCTGATTGTGGGCACAACGGTAAGCTTCCTGAAGTACCGCGACGCCGAAGCACAGAAAGGCATCGCAAACGAGCGGCGGAAGGAAGCCGAGACGGAAGCTGACAAGGCGACGAAGGCCCGGGAATTCCTGGTGAGCATCTTCCGGAAGGCCGAGACGGACGTGAAGGGCGGGAACGTGACGGTCCTGCAACTGCTGGCGGAGGCGGACACGAGAATCCCATACGAGTTCGCGGACCAGCCGGAATTGCAACGGAAACTGGTCGCAGCCCTCGGGAGCGTGAGGCGCGGCATTGCCCGACGAACGCCCCAGGCGATGATCCTGCAAGTGCGCGGGGTGGTGCAGTTGCACTCGGCCACCGGGGTGCCTAAAGCGGCGGTACCTAACGCACTGGTCAACCTTGATGACCGGCTGACCGTTTCGGCAGATGGCCAGGTTCAACTGGTCTTCCTGTCGGACCTGCACAAGGAGTGGGTGCAGCCAAGCCGGGAGGTGACCATTGCGACAGCCGGCTGTGAACCAGCCGACGCCGTGCTGGAACGCGACTCCAGTATCCTGATGACCTTCGTGAAACTGCCGAAAGGGACGACCTACCTGGGTTGGGACGGCACGCCTGGTTCGGCGAAAAAGACAGAGATCGAGGAAGACTTCGAGATTGCCGTGCACGACGTGACGCAGGGCCAGTGGGAGGCAGTCATGGGCAAGAACCCGAGCGATTTCTCCCGCACGGGGAACGGCCGGAACAGCCTTCTGGACCTTTCGGACGAGGAGTTGAAGCTGTTCCCGGTGGAGAATGTATCGTGGGACGACTGTCAGGAGTTCCTCAAGAATCTGAACGAACAAGAGCGTGGGCGAGGATGGGTGTACCGTTTACCGACGGAGGCGGAGTGGGAATACGCCTGCCGGGGTGGGGCTACTTCTGAAGATGAATGTTCGTACCGCTACTACTTCGCGAAGCCAACAAACGTCATTTCCTCGACCCAGGCAAACTTTTTTCATGGCGATGGCCTCAACCTGCGGCGGCCGACTCGGGTTGGTGCGTACCCCTCCAACAAGCTAGGGCTGTGCGACATGCACGGCAATGTGTGGCAATGGACCTCCACCGCCCGCGGGGCCTCACTCCGGGTGTTCCGCGGGAGAGGCTGGGGCAGCAGCAGCATCATGTGCCAGGCATCGAGCAACGCCAGGGCCGAGCCGTCATTTCGGGGCAACGACCTTGGCTTGCGTCTGGTCCGAGTTCCGTCGGCTCCGGCGGGCAAATAA
- a CDS encoding RHS repeat-associated core domain-containing protein: MKYPTFSDILFLAILRHGAHMSHHVHYRLEHQSGLVDYEFTYDGANRVTSESRGTYVKNYDYDRTSQVVDDGLSSYSYDANGNRTMAGYSVGSNNRTSTDGTWDYTYNDEGSIVKKENISTGLTWTYGFNHRNQMVWAEERATDGGTLLTRVDYTIDAFGNLVQQETDTGSVSTERFAFEIVDTSPGITHSVHRRWADLDGSNAIITRYLDGLARSDGTDLEWLLTDRLGSITEILDDTGAIVKELEWDAFGNIVSQSGSAALGNIGFTGMYFDAATGLGFTKYRAYNFDLGQFIGEDPIGFDAGDANLRRYVGNNGLNGTDLTGLIVDVVKLQESLGLLIFDLIDAEDSDSNMVRIGLINVQINTILDQLVFEWERLLNQPFKQQINRPLPDFSKPQKNNRQILWYVYELSKMNRGPLNLNPVDIVNSNTLSEIDKNFGELGNPSFKVRESAQTALEEMLLWIYVQNPMEFYALINKYLQDEDAEISTRTSRIPNNVIGRFHDIYDIEFQEKGWNFSLINGSILNISNKEKINRYKQLLVKTVKDRRVVRADKHILIVQLRYGFSYPVETLSEYLKD, from the coding sequence TTGAAATACCCCACATTCTCTGATATTCTGTTTTTGGCAATTTTACGCCACGGAGCCCACATGTCGCATCACGTCCACTACCGGTTAGAGCACCAGAGCGGATTGGTGGATTACGAGTTCACTTATGATGGTGCGAATCGGGTGACTTCGGAAAGCCGTGGCACCTATGTGAAGAACTACGATTACGACCGCACCTCGCAGGTGGTGGATGATGGGCTGAGCAGTTACAGTTACGATGCCAACGGCAATCGCACGATGGCGGGGTATTCGGTAGGCAGCAATAACCGCACCAGCACCGATGGCACGTGGGATTACACCTATAACGATGAAGGCTCCATTGTTAAGAAGGAAAATATAAGCACCGGGCTGACCTGGACATATGGCTTTAACCACCGCAATCAGATGGTTTGGGCGGAAGAACGAGCCACCGATGGCGGCACACTGTTGACACGGGTGGATTACACGATTGACGCCTTTGGCAATCTGGTGCAACAGGAAACCGATACAGGTTCGGTTAGTACGGAACGGTTTGCGTTTGAAATTGTTGATACTTCCCCAGGGATTACCCATTCTGTGCACCGCCGTTGGGCCGATCTGGATGGCAGCAATGCAATTATCACCCGCTATCTGGATGGCCTGGCCCGCAGTGATGGCACCGATCTGGAATGGCTGCTGACCGACCGCCTGGGCAGCATCACCGAAATACTTGATGACACCGGCGCGATCGTCAAGGAACTGGAATGGGATGCCTTTGGCAACATCGTCAGCCAATCCGGCAGTGCTGCACTGGGGAACATTGGCTTTACCGGCATGTATTTTGATGCGGCGACTGGCCTCGGTTTCACCAAATACCGGGCGTATAACTTCGACCTGGGCCAGTTCATCGGCGAAGACCCCATCGGCTTTGATGCTGGTGATGCGAATCTAAGAAGGTATGTGGGAAATAATGGGCTGAATGGGACTGATTTGACTGGACTTATAGTTGACGTAGTTAAACTTCAAGAAAGTTTGGGGTTACTAATTTTCGACCTAATTGATGCGGAAGATAGTGATAGCAATATGGTTAGGATTGGACTAATAAATGTTCAAATAAACACGATCCTTGATCAGCTAGTGTTCGAATGGGAGAGGCTACTCAATCAACCATTCAAACAGCAAATCAACAGACCATTGCCCGACTTCTCCAAACCCCAAAAGAATAATCGTCAGATTCTGTGGTACGTTTATGAATTATCAAAAATGAATAGAGGTCCACTGAATCTTAACCCGGTAGATATTGTTAATAGCAATACACTTTCAGAAATTGATAAGAATTTCGGCGAATTGGGCAATCCTAGCTTCAAAGTCAGAGAGAGTGCACAAACAGCTTTAGAAGAAATGTTGCTATGGATTTACGTGCAGAATCCGATGGAATTTTATGCCCTAATAAACAAATACCTTCAAGATGAAGATGCCGAAATAAGCACTCGCACTTCGAGAATTCCAAACAATGTTATTGGACGATTTCATGATATTTACGACATAGAATTTCAGGAAAAAGGTTGGAACTTTAGCTTAATAAACGGTTCGATATTAAATATATCAAACAAAGAAAAAATAAATAGGTATAAACAGTTACTCGTAAAGACTGTGAAAGATCGGCGAGTCGTTAGGGCCGATAAACATATTCTCATAGTCCAATTGCGATATGGGTTTAGCTATCCTGTTGAGACACTGTCAGAATATCTAAAAGATTGA
- a CDS encoding D-aminoacylase, protein MYDYLISGGTIVDGSGLPRYQADLAIVGDRIAAIGKFPNAVAARQIDARGLIVAPGMVDAHVHGDLILFHDPTHEAAIRQGVTTYIIGQDGVAMAPAGPKTLDYMRRYTAAFNGNYPTPGLDWQTLEEYLNCFNNRVGMNAAALLPNGNIRMEVMGLEKRPPTATELKQMRHLVREGMEQGAVGLSSGLDYIPSLYADVAEFVALCEEIAPYNGVYVTHMRGYTPAAYLTAMEEVAQISLGANCAVHISHFNSVASMVIPKMDEMQARGVDLTFDLYCYLFGSTLLNMLCLPQEVQSGGIEATLERLRADDIRQRMRGWMDNPRFDIRKIILGSVPAAQFQHLEGKTLTEAAADTGLAIPDLIIELLLATQLATNGICPHQPGRNDQDIVALMRDHRMMAGSDGIYVGGHPHPRGRGCFARYLGHYVRNGAWTLEQAVMKCSRHPARRHGLHDRGLLAPGCAADIAVFSATEIQDHAMFEQPNLLATGMHHVLVNGIPVLQEGVMTNSLPGKGLRRTF, encoded by the coding sequence ATGTATGACTACCTGATCTCCGGTGGGACAATTGTTGATGGCAGTGGGCTGCCACGTTACCAGGCCGATCTTGCCATCGTGGGCGACCGGATTGCCGCAATCGGGAAGTTTCCGAATGCTGTGGCAGCCAGGCAGATTGACGCCCGTGGCCTGATCGTGGCACCTGGGATGGTGGATGCCCACGTCCATGGCGACCTGATTCTTTTCCACGATCCGACCCACGAAGCGGCGATTCGTCAGGGGGTTACTACCTATATCATTGGGCAGGATGGGGTGGCAATGGCACCAGCGGGCCCAAAAACTCTCGACTACATGCGTCGTTACACTGCCGCATTCAATGGAAATTACCCCACGCCGGGCCTGGACTGGCAGACACTCGAAGAATACCTGAACTGTTTCAACAACCGCGTTGGGATGAACGCGGCAGCATTATTACCAAATGGTAATATTCGCATGGAGGTGATGGGTCTGGAAAAACGCCCACCGACTGCCACAGAATTGAAACAGATGCGGCACCTGGTGCGTGAAGGAATGGAACAAGGGGCCGTGGGGCTTTCCAGTGGGTTGGACTACATCCCCAGCCTCTATGCCGACGTTGCCGAATTTGTGGCACTTTGTGAAGAAATTGCCCCATACAATGGCGTCTACGTCACCCACATGCGTGGGTATACGCCCGCAGCGTATCTTACTGCCATGGAAGAAGTTGCGCAAATTAGCCTGGGGGCGAACTGTGCGGTGCACATTTCCCACTTTAATTCTGTGGCGAGCATGGTCATCCCAAAAATGGATGAAATGCAGGCACGTGGGGTCGACCTGACATTCGACCTCTACTGCTACCTGTTTGGTTCCACCTTACTGAACATGCTCTGTCTGCCACAGGAAGTTCAATCTGGTGGGATTGAAGCCACCCTGGAACGCCTGCGGGCCGATGATATCCGTCAGCGAATGCGTGGCTGGATGGATAATCCACGCTTTGACATTCGCAAGATCATCTTAGGATCGGTGCCTGCAGCACAATTTCAGCACCTGGAAGGGAAAACGCTGACCGAAGCGGCAGCAGATACCGGACTGGCGATCCCGGACCTGATTATTGAATTACTGCTGGCGACGCAGTTAGCCACCAATGGCATCTGCCCACATCAGCCTGGGCGGAACGATCAGGATATTGTGGCGTTGATGCGGGATCATCGGATGATGGCCGGCTCAGATGGCATATACGTTGGTGGGCACCCTCACCCACGCGGACGAGGTTGTTTTGCCCGCTATCTCGGTCATTATGTCCGCAATGGTGCGTGGACACTGGAACAAGCGGTGATGAAATGCAGCAGGCACCCAGCCCGTCGTCATGGTTTGCACGACCGTGGCCTGCTGGCACCCGGCTGTGCGGCAGATATCGCTGTTTTTTCTGCCACAGAGATTCAGGACCATGCCATGTTTGAACAACCGAATCTGCTGGCCACGGGCATGCACCACGTGCTGGTAAATGGCATACCAGTATTGCAGGAGGGAGTAATGACTAACTCCTTGCCTGGCAAAGGTTTGCGACGGACATTCTGA
- a CDS encoding D-glycerate dehydrogenase: MSAKPRVFVTRKIPEVGLKMIAPYCDAEVWPEKLPPSPEVLQKKIVDCVGLISLLTDQINESLMSAAPQLKVVSNYAVGVNNIDLQAATRHKILVGNTPGVLTQATADIAVTLLMAAARCLKESAADAEAGRWLTWDPLGWLGQDLHGATLGIVGMGRIGLATAQRLHHGWKMPVLYTARTPKVDAEQELGAKRVDLETLLQQSDIVSVHCDLNSETTGLFGAKQFALMKPTAIFVNTSRGPVVDQVALANALRTKQIFAAGLDVTTPEPLPPEHELFALPNCVIAPHIASATVHTRNEMARICAENLIAGLADKPLTSWVNPF, from the coding sequence ATGTCTGCAAAACCACGTGTTTTCGTAACCAGAAAAATTCCCGAAGTGGGGCTGAAAATGATCGCACCGTATTGCGATGCGGAAGTCTGGCCGGAAAAATTACCCCCTTCACCAGAAGTGTTACAAAAAAAAATCGTTGATTGCGTGGGGCTGATTTCGCTGCTGACCGATCAAATTAATGAGAGTTTAATGAGTGCCGCCCCCCAATTGAAGGTGGTTAGTAACTATGCCGTGGGGGTAAATAACATCGATCTGCAGGCAGCCACCCGCCACAAAATCCTGGTGGGCAACACGCCCGGTGTTTTGACGCAAGCCACTGCCGATATTGCAGTTACGTTGCTGATGGCTGCCGCACGGTGCCTGAAGGAAAGTGCCGCCGATGCCGAAGCAGGTCGCTGGCTGACCTGGGATCCGTTAGGCTGGCTGGGTCAGGACCTGCACGGTGCCACGTTAGGCATTGTGGGAATGGGCCGAATTGGCCTTGCCACCGCACAACGTTTGCACCATGGCTGGAAAATGCCCGTGCTGTACACCGCACGCACACCGAAAGTGGATGCGGAGCAGGAACTTGGGGCAAAACGCGTCGATCTTGAAACACTCTTACAACAATCAGACATTGTTTCTGTCCACTGCGATCTGAATAGTGAAACCACGGGGCTGTTTGGTGCGAAGCAGTTTGCATTGATGAAGCCCACCGCCATTTTTGTGAACACATCCCGCGGTCCGGTGGTGGATCAGGTGGCGTTGGCAAACGCACTACGCACAAAACAGATCTTCGCGGCGGGCTTGGATGTCACCACGCCGGAACCCCTGCCACCAGAGCATGAACTGTTCGCACTGCCGAATTGCGTGATTGCCCCACACATTGCCAGTGCCACCGTACACACCCGCAACGAAATGGCCCGAATCTGTGCGGAAAACCTCATTGCTGGCCTGGCGGATAAGCCACTGACCTCGTGGGTCAATCCGTTCTGA